CGCGCGCTCGGCGGCCCTCGCGGGCACCACGGCCTTATCTTGAAGACAGCGAATATATGTGCGGGGCACGCGCATCCCGTAGAAGACGCGGAAGTCCACGGTCTCGACGAATGGCCGGAGGGCCTGCGGCGTGAGGAGCGAGATCGCGCTCGATACGCGCGGGTCGCTCCGCGGCATGTCGCCCATCCAGCGCGCCCAGGCGAACTCGGCCGGGTAGAGGAAGGTGCCGTCGCCGCGCGCGGCGGCGTTGCCGGTCATCATCGCGCGGCCGGCGGGCGTCATCAGCGTCGCGGCCAGGTTTCCGCCATCGGGCACGACCACGGCCGCCAGGAAGACCAGGTGGGCGACGCGCGCGGGGGCCAGCTCAGCGGCTTTCGGGATCACGAGTCCGCCCATGGAGTGGCCGACCAGCACTCCACGGCTGATGCCCTCGAGCGCCATGGCATTCGCCACCGCACGCCCGTACGCTTCCACTCCCGCGTGACGCACCTCGGCAGCCCGCCTCCCGTGACCCGGCAGGTCGAGGGTGACCACGCGGTGCCCCTTGGCGCGAAGCCGCGCCGCCACCTCATCCCAGCACCACGCGCCGTGGCAGGCGCCGTGGACGAGCACGTACTCGTTCGCCATGTCCGATCCTCTTATTGGGGGTTGACTGTCACGCCCGGGGCCACTAGCGTATGGAGCAGCGGACCCGCGCGGCGTCGTCATATTCGCCCAAGACCCGGCGTCCCTCAAGGAGATTCGCATGGCCAAGATCGAGCGGTACTGCGCTCCCGGCGTCTTCGACCCTCCCACCTACTCTCAGGGCGTCAAGGTCACGGGCGCCCAGACCATCCTCTTCCTCGCGGGACAGGTCGCGTACGACGAAAAGGGCCAGCCGGCCCACCGCGGCGACCTCGCGGCTCAGGCGCGGGAAGCGTTCCGGGCCATCAAGGCCCAGGTGGAGGCGGGAGGCGGCACCATGGCCTCCATCGTCAAGATCAACACCTATCTGACCGATATCCGGCACCGGCAGGAGTTGATCCCGGTGCGAGAGGAGTTCTTCGGCAAGAAGGGCCCCGCCTCGACGCTGGTCGCCGTCGCGGCGCTCGCCCACCCCGATTGGCTCATCGAAGTCGAAGCTATCGCCGTCGTCTGAAGGCGGACTTGATGTTCGAGCCGAAACGCTAGCGGTGAGGCGAGGGCTGAATAGATCGTGACCGACTTCAACCCGTTCATTTTCCGCGCGTATGACGTCCGCGGCAAGGTCGGCATCGACATCACGCCGGACGTCTTCGGGGAAGTCGGGCGCGCCTACGGCACGCTCGTCCGCCGGCGGGGCGGTCGCGCCGTCGCGCTCGGGATGGACAACCGCACGACGTCGCCGCCTCTCAAGGAGGCCTTCGCCAC
The Candidatus Methylomirabilota bacterium genome window above contains:
- a CDS encoding alpha/beta fold hydrolase → MANEYVLVHGACHGAWCWDEVAARLRAKGHRVVTLDLPGHGRRAAEVRHAGVEAYGRAVANAMALEGISRGVLVGHSMGGLVIPKAAELAPARVAHLVFLAAVVVPDGGNLAATLMTPAGRAMMTGNAAARGDGTFLYPAEFAWARWMGDMPRSDPRVSSAISLLTPQALRPFVETVDFRVFYGMRVPRTYIRCLQDKAVVPARAAERA
- a CDS encoding RidA family protein, with product MAKIERYCAPGVFDPPTYSQGVKVTGAQTILFLAGQVAYDEKGQPAHRGDLAAQAREAFRAIKAQVEAGGGTMASIVKINTYLTDIRHRQELIPVREEFFGKKGPASTLVAVAALAHPDWLIEVEAIAVV